The Bombus vancouverensis nearcticus chromosome 17, iyBomVanc1_principal, whole genome shotgun sequence genome has a window encoding:
- the LOC117162878 gene encoding uncharacterized protein LOC117162878: protein MLIYLTTLLLVASTTVYSKPAPEPPSSYFPPSSGASLSSGSYGPPDRYGPPQQQPVVHKHVYVHVPPPEAPEYKPPKYIPPAAPPQKHYKIVFIKAPTPPTPTAPALPPLPPQDEEKTLIYVLVKKPEEAPEVVLPTQAPTQPSKPEVYFIRYKTQKEQQNAEYGPPPQSPPSDNYGAPPSSPGGPY from the exons ACCACGCTACTATTGGTAGCTTCTACGACAGTATACTCGAAACCAGCACCGGAACCACCTAGCTCGTACTTCCCTCCATCGAGCGGTGCTAGTCTCTCAAGCGGTAGTTATGGTCCCCCAGACCGCTATGGGCCACCCCAACAACAACCTGTCGTCCATAAACACGTTTACGTTCATGTACCACCTCCGGAAGCGCCAGAATACAAACCACCAAAATACATACCACCCGCAGCACCACCACAGAAACATTACAAGATTGTGTTTATAAAAGCACCTACTCCACCAACACCAACAGCACCAGCTCTACCACCATTACCGCCTCAAGATGAAGAAAAGACTTTGATCTACGTACTGGTGAAAAAGCCAGAAGAGGCTCCAGAAGTTGTTCTCCCGACTCAAGCACCAACGCAGCCCAGCAAACCAGAAGTCTATTTCATTCGATATAAGACACAG AAGGAACAACAAAATGCAGAATATGGACCCCCACCACAATCACCTCCTTCAGATAACTATGGCGCTCCACCATCAAGCCCTGGTGGCCCTTATTAA